One genomic segment of Rubripirellula amarantea includes these proteins:
- a CDS encoding DUF1660 family phage protein, with amino-acid sequence MAEILCWLFGHKWGVLHVTDRARGVGSCQRCRIVAANEDDVCNCPDCGHAIIRDDDDAMVCSHCGGMNRRAIVQA; translated from the coding sequence ATGGCAGAGATTTTATGCTGGTTGTTCGGCCACAAGTGGGGCGTGTTGCACGTAACCGACAGAGCAAGAGGCGTTGGCAGTTGCCAGCGTTGCCGAATCGTCGCGGCGAACGAGGACGACGTTTGCAATTGTCCCGATTGTGGACATGCAATCATCAGAGATGACGATGACGCGATGGTGTGTAGCCATTGTGGAGGGATGAATCGACGGGCAATCGTGCAAGCGTGA